CCCTGCCCCGGTTTGTCCGTTCCGACCGCACCAAGATCAACCAAATCCTGATGAACCTCGTCGGCAATGCCATTAAATTTACCCCCCGGGACATGATTGTGGAGTTGGCCGCCTGTCGGGAAGGATCAAATTTGGTATTTCGAGTGAGTGATCAGGGGGTCGGCATTCCCCAGGCCAAGCTTTCGCATATTTTTGAGCCTTTTGAACAGGTGGACAGCTCTCCTACCCGGGGGTTTGGTGGCACGGGGTTGGGGCTCTCCATCGTCAAGGCGCTGGCAACCGTGTTGAAAGGTTCAGTCGCTGTGGAGAGTGAAGTGGGCAAGGGCAGTCGTTTTACGGTCCATCTGCCCCTCATCCTGGGCTCTGGAAAAGAGGCCCAAAGCAAACAGAGCTGGGAGGCGACCCATTTTTCCCGGGAGAGTCGGATATTATTGGTGGAAGATAACCGGATGAGCCAGGAGATGATGCAGGCGAGTCTGGAAGAGGTCGGCCTCACAGCCAAGGTGGCGGTGAATGGTGCCCAAGGGGTGGAAAAGGCCCGAGCCTTCCAGCCGGACCTGATTTTGATGGATCTGCACATGCCGGTGATGGATGGTATTTCAGCTGCCATCCAGATCAAGGAAGATCCCACCACCGCGCACATTCCCATTATCGGCCTTTCGGCAGACGCCCTGGTGGAACAGCGGCAGAAGGCTCGGGAGGGGGGGATGTCTGAATTTTTAACCAAACCGGTGGATCTGCCGGATCTTTTTGCCCTGCTCAATCGTTATCTGGGAGCACCTGAGGATTCGGCTGATGTCGGGGGGAGGGGAAAACCTTTGGCCAGCGATCCCCCGCTCTCCGAGGCCAGCAAACAAGCGGTCTACAGCGGCCTGCGGGAAATAGCCGCCATGCCGGTTTTTGCCTCAGCCCGCATCATCAGCCACTGTGATATCCTGCTCAACCTGTGTGAAGGGTATGACACTCCCCTGTCGATTCCCCTCAATCAAATCCGGGATGCGGTCTTTTCCCGTAACTCCGAGGCGATCTCCAGTATCATTCGGGAAGCCCTGGCTGATACCCCCAATTGAGCCCTCGTTTTTTTACGTCTGAAGTCGCTCAATTTTTTAGTCGTTTTCGGTTGGTGGCAGGGGGGGAGCTTGTTCGAAAGGGAATATCACCAAAATGGCGTTGGGAGATGTCACTGACGGCGCTCCTTTGTGATCCCCCTTTTGAAATCATTAAAGTGACTTTTAAGGCGTGACTGATGGATGAAAAGTATGATTTTTCAGATCTATATGTTCATTCCAGCCTTTTGGGCCATCCGGGTGTTTTTCCCTCATGACCCGATCATTGTCCTCCTCTCCCAAACCGACCCCAGTTTACCCTCAAACCCCAGTGGACAAGGGTGAACTGGGCCGTTATTTTGCGGCAGCCCATCAAGCCCATCAGGCCGGTCGATTGCAGGAGGCTGAGGCGGGATATCGTCGACTGCTTGCCCATCTGCCCACCCATGCCGATAGCCTGCATCTCCTGGGCATGGTGTTCCACCAGCAGGGAGACCACACCCAAGCCCTGGAGTGGATCCAGCGGGCGATAAGCCTCAAAAAAGATGGGCGTTATTTCGGTAATCTGGGGATGGTGCTGCTGAAACTCGGTCAACTGGGTTCTGCTGAGGCTGCGCTGGGTGAGGCGCTTCAGATGAATCCTGACTTTGTGGAAGCCCACTTCAGGTTGGGTTTGGTGCTGCAAAACCAAAAGCGTCTTCCCCAGGCCGAAGCTGCTTTTCGTCGTGCCATCGAAATCAAGCCCAGCTTTCATCCTGCCCTGATGAACCTGGGTCAGCTGTTGCTGGAGAGAGG
This DNA window, taken from Magnetococcales bacterium, encodes the following:
- a CDS encoding tetratricopeptide repeat protein — protein: MTRSLSSSPKPTPVYPQTPVDKGELGRYFAAAHQAHQAGRLQEAEAGYRRLLAHLPTHADSLHLLGMVFHQQGDHTQALEWIQRAISLKKDGRYFGNLGMVLLKLGQLGSAEAALGEALQMNPDFVEAHFRLGLVLQNQKRLPQAEAAFRRAIEIKPSFHPALMNLGQLLLERGDVARAAEAFEQVTRLRLDLASAHCNLGLAFYTFTEERSS